Proteins encoded in a region of the Roseateles sp. SL47 genome:
- a CDS encoding ferredoxin:protochlorophyllide reductase (ATP-dependent) subunit N codes for MSPIIPIQAQGGCPGNSPGAPVLRERGQREVFCGLTGIIWLHRKMQDAFFLVVGSRTCAHLIQSAAGVMIFAEPRFATAILDERDLAGLADAQDELDRVVQRLLERRPDIRLLFLVGSCPSEVIKLDLSRAAGRLSQRYHPQVRVLHYSGSGIETTFTQGEDACLAALVPTLPALSTAQDTAAPELMVVGTLADVVEDQFRRLLEAMGLQRVSFFPSRSSTTLPAVGPQTRFLLAQPFLGDTARALEARGAQRIAAPFPLGAEGSAAWILAAADAMGVAATTATRVITPARQRAESALLTHRAQLAGRRVFFFPDSQLEIPLARFLARELGMQLVEVGTPYLHRTHLAEELALLPAGTALSEGQDVERQLDRCRTERPDLVVCGLGLANPLEAEGLTTKWSIELVFTPIQGFEQAGDLAALFTRPLHRRQLLAA; via the coding sequence CATTCAGGCGCAAGGCGGCTGCCCCGGCAACAGCCCGGGCGCCCCGGTGCTGCGTGAGCGCGGCCAGCGGGAAGTCTTCTGCGGCCTGACCGGCATCATCTGGCTGCATCGCAAGATGCAGGACGCCTTCTTCCTGGTGGTGGGGTCCCGGACCTGCGCCCATCTGATCCAGTCCGCCGCAGGCGTGATGATCTTTGCAGAGCCCCGCTTCGCCACCGCCATCCTCGACGAACGGGACCTGGCCGGCCTGGCCGATGCCCAGGACGAACTGGACCGGGTGGTGCAGCGGCTGCTGGAGCGTCGGCCGGACATCCGCCTGCTCTTTCTGGTGGGCTCCTGCCCGTCCGAGGTGATCAAGCTGGACCTGTCCCGCGCCGCCGGCCGGCTGAGCCAGCGCTACCACCCGCAGGTGCGGGTGCTCCACTATTCCGGCAGCGGCATCGAGACCACCTTTACCCAGGGTGAAGACGCCTGCCTTGCCGCGCTGGTGCCGACCTTGCCGGCCCTGTCCACGGCGCAGGACACCGCAGCGCCCGAGCTGATGGTGGTCGGCACACTGGCCGATGTGGTGGAAGATCAGTTCCGTCGGCTGCTGGAAGCCATGGGCCTGCAACGGGTGTCGTTCTTCCCCTCCCGCAGTTCCACCACACTGCCTGCCGTCGGCCCGCAGACGCGATTCCTGCTGGCCCAGCCTTTCCTGGGCGATACCGCGCGGGCCCTGGAAGCGCGCGGAGCCCAGCGCATTGCAGCGCCCTTCCCTCTGGGGGCCGAAGGCAGTGCCGCCTGGATATTGGCCGCCGCTGATGCCATGGGCGTGGCGGCCACCACCGCGACCCGGGTCATCACGCCGGCTCGCCAGCGGGCCGAATCGGCCTTGTTGACGCATCGGGCGCAGTTGGCCGGCCGGCGTGTGTTCTTCTTCCCGGATTCGCAGCTCGAAATCCCGCTCGCCCGCTTCCTGGCGCGGGAACTGGGCATGCAACTGGTGGAAGTCGGCACACCGTATCTGCATCGCACCCATCTGGCCGAAGAACTGGCCTTGCTGCCCGCAGGCACGGCCCTGTCGGAAGGGCAGGATGTGGAGCGGCAACTGGACCGTTGCCGTACGGAGCGGCCCGACCTGGTGGTCTGCGGACTGGGTCTGGCCAACCCGCTCGAAGCCGAAGGCCTCACCACGAAGTGGTCCATCGAGCTGGTCTTCACCCCCATCCAGGGTTTCGAGCAGGCGGGCGATCTGGCTGCGTTGTTCACCCGCCCCTTGCATCGTCGGCAATTGCTGGCGGCCTGA
- the bchB gene encoding ferredoxin:protochlorophyllide reductase (ATP-dependent) subunit B, with protein sequence MQLTLWTYEGPPHVGAMRVATAMRGVHYVLHAPQGDTYADLLFTMIERRGERPPVTYTTFQARDLGGDTAQLFKDAAREAYTRFQPQALLVGASCTAELIQDDPGGLAAALDLPVPVIPLELPAYQRKENWGAAETFYQLVRTLAVKPTQAPQPRQRGAVPRCNVLGPAALGFRHRDDLREISQLLTQLGIEINVIAPWQATPADLARLADADFNVVLYPELAQTAAAWLSRTFGQPATRTIPIGVRATREFIAEVATLAGIDPDLATAQAQSRSGWYAASVDANYLTGKRVFVFGDATHAVAAARVAAQEFGFEVVGLGSYSREFGRELRAAAQTYGLEALITDDYLEVEAAMAAAAPDLVLGTQMERHIAKRLGLPCAVVSAPVHVQDFPARHAPQMGFEGANVLFDTWVHPLMMGLEEHLLGMFRGDFEFHEAAAPSHLGHAAAPAGSEWHPASGSAVAPAAMAASTHPEASPAPTVPPESAPPSAIGIPAVTEAALPPATAEAATATAAATAAATWSPDAEQELRKIPFFVRAKARRNTEAYARTRSLPLITLETLYDAKAHFSR encoded by the coding sequence ATGCAGCTCACGCTCTGGACCTATGAAGGCCCGCCCCACGTCGGGGCGATGCGGGTGGCCACGGCCATGCGCGGCGTGCACTATGTGCTGCATGCGCCGCAGGGGGACACCTATGCTGACCTGCTGTTCACCATGATCGAACGGCGTGGCGAACGCCCACCGGTCACCTACACCACCTTCCAGGCGCGAGACCTCGGCGGCGACACCGCCCAGCTGTTCAAGGACGCCGCCCGCGAGGCCTACACACGCTTCCAGCCGCAGGCGCTGCTGGTGGGAGCCTCCTGCACCGCCGAACTGATCCAGGACGATCCAGGGGGCCTTGCCGCTGCGCTGGACCTGCCCGTGCCGGTGATCCCGCTGGAGCTGCCCGCCTACCAGCGCAAGGAGAACTGGGGCGCCGCCGAAACTTTCTATCAACTGGTGCGCACACTGGCGGTCAAGCCGACACAGGCGCCGCAGCCACGCCAGCGCGGCGCGGTGCCGCGCTGCAATGTGCTCGGTCCTGCGGCGCTGGGCTTCCGGCACCGCGATGACCTGCGGGAAATCTCGCAACTGCTGACGCAACTGGGCATCGAGATCAACGTGATCGCGCCCTGGCAGGCCACGCCGGCTGATCTGGCCCGGCTGGCCGATGCCGACTTCAATGTGGTGCTGTATCCGGAGCTGGCCCAGACAGCAGCTGCCTGGCTGAGCCGGACCTTCGGTCAACCGGCCACTCGCACCATTCCGATCGGGGTGCGTGCCACCCGCGAGTTCATTGCTGAAGTCGCCACGCTGGCCGGCATCGATCCGGACCTGGCCACTGCACAGGCGCAGTCCCGCTCCGGCTGGTATGCGGCCTCGGTGGATGCCAACTACCTGACCGGCAAACGGGTGTTTGTCTTTGGTGATGCCACCCATGCGGTGGCAGCCGCTCGTGTCGCCGCACAGGAGTTCGGCTTCGAGGTCGTCGGGCTGGGCAGCTACAGCCGCGAATTCGGGCGTGAGCTGCGGGCGGCTGCACAGACTTACGGCCTGGAAGCCTTGATCACCGACGACTATCTGGAGGTCGAAGCGGCCATGGCGGCTGCTGCGCCCGACCTGGTGCTGGGCACGCAGATGGAGCGCCACATCGCCAAGCGCCTGGGCCTGCCCTGTGCGGTGGTGTCCGCCCCTGTGCATGTGCAGGACTTCCCGGCGCGGCATGCCCCGCAAATGGGTTTTGAGGGCGCGAACGTGCTGTTCGACACCTGGGTGCACCCGCTGATGATGGGGCTGGAAGAACATCTGCTCGGCATGTTCCGAGGCGATTTCGAATTCCACGAAGCGGCGGCACCGTCGCACCTGGGACACGCAGCGGCTCCGGCCGGATCGGAATGGCACCCGGCGTCAGGCTCGGCCGTGGCACCCGCTGCAATGGCCGCCAGCACCCACCCTGAGGCTTCTCCCGCACCGACGGTGCCACCCGAAAGTGCCCCCCCCTCTGCCATCGGGATTCCTGCGGTCACGGAGGCGGCGCTCCCCCCAGCCACCGCTGAAGCAGCCACTGCCACGGCAGCCGCCACCGCAGCGGCGACTTGGTCGCCCGACGCCGAGCAGGAGCTCCGCAAGATTCCCTTCTTTGTTCGTGCCAAGGCGCGCCGCAATACCGAGGCCTATGCCCGGACACGAAGCCTGCCCCTCATCACGCTGGAGACGCTTTATGACGCCAAGGCGCACTTCAGCCGGTAG
- a CDS encoding magnesium chelatase subunit H → MNVVIVTMDSHLASAAERANVTLARHLPGLRLTVHAAAEWGDQPEALARCRADIAAAHIVIASMLFLEDHFMPVLADLQARRMHCDAMVCAMSAGEVTRLTRMGGFDMSAPANGALALLKRLRGKPAGKEGRPASAGAQQMKVLRMLPKILRFIPGTAQDVRAYFLTLQYWLAGSQDNIANMVKLLVERYADGPRLTLRASARPDQPIAYPEVGLYHPQMNHPGAIGQMATTLDALPSMATTGPRGTVGLLLMRSYLLAGNADHYNGVITALEARGLRVIPAFATGLDQRPAISAYFQDSSGRPRIDALVSLTGFSLVGGPAYNDAKAAEDVLAALDVPYLAVHPVEFQTLDQWGGSSRGLLPVESTIMVAIPELDGATGAMVFGGRANGTHIACTGCSHACRFENTIDSHDMHSCIERADALAARVGKLVDLRRSQRAERRVAAVIFNFPPNAGATGTAAFLSVFESLYNTLVSMAREGYTVELPTSVDDLRERLIHGNAARYGALANVHHRIPANEHLRREKHLKEIEAQWGPCPGRQQTDGSHIQILGERFGNVFVGIQPAFGYEGDPMRLLFEHGFAPTHAFSAFYRWLREDFAAHAVLHFGTHGALEFMPGKQAGMSARCWPDRLIGDLPNLYLYAANNPSEGSIAKRRAAATLISYMTPPVAEAGLYKGLVELKELLERYRGLEPEAAAERDELATMIQAQAATLDLAPVAPAWADGAEAAIARLGEAVLELEYTLIPHGLHVVGQAPSAAERVDLLMSFADASEGIKPDRAVIEALVLHGMPAHSDALEHRELLQGLADMDRLMADDREIDGILRALDGRFLRPAPGGDLLRTPAILPTGRNLHGFDPFRLPSAYAVKDGARQAQRLLDRHQEGGHALPESIAMVLWGTDNLKSEGGPIAQALALMGARPRQDSYGRLAGAELVPLAELGRPRIDVVITLSGIFRDLLPLQIKLLAEAAFLAASADEPDHLNFIRKHALAFQAAHGGDLETASLRVFGNAEGAYGANINSLIDNSRWQDGDELADTYSRRKGFAYGRAGRPVQQAALLQSVLADVQLAYQNLDSVELGITTVDTYFDTLGGVSRAIRRAKVAREGAEAQMAPVYIGDQTRDGLGGGTVRTLSEQVALETRTRMLNPKWFEAMLKHGYEGVRQIEVHVTNTLGWSATTGQVAPWVYEQLSATFILDPAMRERLAQLNPTASTRVAHRLLEAVDRDYWQPDAATLQALRQAGDELEDRLEGVIEKAAA, encoded by the coding sequence ATGAACGTGGTCATCGTGACCATGGATTCGCATCTGGCCAGCGCTGCCGAACGGGCCAACGTGACCCTGGCCCGGCATCTGCCCGGCCTGCGGCTCACGGTGCATGCGGCCGCCGAATGGGGCGACCAGCCGGAAGCCCTGGCCCGCTGCCGCGCCGACATCGCCGCCGCCCACATCGTCATCGCGTCGATGCTGTTCCTGGAAGACCACTTCATGCCGGTGCTGGCCGATCTGCAGGCCCGGCGCATGCACTGCGACGCGATGGTCTGTGCCATGTCGGCCGGCGAGGTGACCCGCCTCACCCGCATGGGCGGCTTTGACATGAGTGCTCCCGCGAACGGCGCCCTGGCCCTGTTGAAGCGGCTGCGCGGCAAACCCGCCGGCAAGGAGGGCCGCCCGGCGAGCGCGGGGGCGCAGCAGATGAAGGTCTTGCGCATGCTGCCCAAGATCCTGCGCTTCATCCCCGGCACCGCGCAGGACGTGCGGGCCTATTTCCTGACGCTGCAATATTGGCTGGCGGGATCGCAGGACAACATCGCCAACATGGTGAAGCTGCTGGTGGAGCGTTATGCGGACGGCCCGCGCCTGACGCTGCGCGCCAGTGCCCGGCCGGACCAGCCCATTGCCTATCCCGAAGTCGGTCTTTATCACCCGCAGATGAACCACCCTGGCGCCATCGGCCAGATGGCCACGACGCTGGACGCCCTGCCCAGCATGGCCACCACCGGCCCGCGCGGCACGGTGGGGCTGTTGCTGATGCGCTCCTATCTGCTGGCCGGCAATGCCGACCACTACAACGGGGTCATCACGGCGCTGGAAGCGCGCGGGCTGCGTGTGATCCCGGCATTTGCCACCGGGCTGGACCAGCGCCCGGCCATCAGCGCCTATTTCCAGGACAGCAGCGGGCGACCCCGCATCGACGCGCTGGTGTCGCTCACTGGCTTCTCCCTGGTGGGCGGGCCAGCCTACAACGATGCCAAGGCCGCCGAAGACGTGCTCGCGGCGCTGGACGTGCCCTACCTGGCCGTGCATCCGGTCGAGTTCCAGACGCTGGACCAATGGGGTGGATCCTCGCGCGGGCTGCTGCCGGTGGAATCGACCATCATGGTGGCCATTCCCGAGCTGGACGGTGCCACCGGCGCCATGGTGTTTGGCGGGCGCGCCAACGGCACTCACATCGCCTGCACCGGCTGCAGCCATGCCTGCCGCTTCGAGAACACCATCGACTCGCACGACATGCACAGCTGCATCGAGCGGGCCGATGCCCTGGCGGCCCGCGTGGGCAAGCTGGTGGACCTGCGCCGCAGCCAACGCGCCGAACGACGGGTGGCGGCGGTGATCTTCAACTTCCCGCCCAATGCCGGTGCCACCGGGACGGCCGCCTTCCTGTCGGTCTTCGAATCGCTCTACAACACGCTGGTGTCGATGGCGCGCGAAGGCTACACGGTGGAGCTGCCGACCAGCGTGGACGACCTGCGCGAACGCCTCATCCACGGCAATGCGGCGCGCTACGGCGCATTGGCCAACGTGCATCACCGCATCCCCGCCAACGAGCACCTGCGCCGCGAGAAGCACCTCAAGGAGATCGAGGCGCAATGGGGGCCCTGCCCCGGCCGGCAGCAGACGGACGGCAGCCACATCCAGATCCTGGGCGAGCGCTTTGGCAATGTCTTTGTTGGCATCCAGCCCGCCTTTGGGTATGAAGGCGACCCGATGCGGCTGCTGTTCGAGCATGGCTTTGCCCCCACCCATGCGTTTTCCGCTTTCTACCGCTGGCTGCGCGAAGACTTCGCCGCCCATGCGGTGCTGCACTTCGGTACCCATGGCGCGCTGGAATTCATGCCGGGCAAGCAGGCCGGCATGTCGGCCCGCTGCTGGCCGGACCGGTTGATCGGGGACCTGCCCAATCTCTATCTCTACGCGGCCAACAACCCGTCGGAAGGCAGCATTGCCAAGCGCCGGGCCGCCGCCACGCTGATCAGCTACATGACACCGCCCGTGGCCGAGGCCGGCTTGTACAAGGGGCTGGTGGAGCTGAAGGAACTGCTGGAGCGCTACCGCGGCCTGGAACCGGAAGCTGCAGCCGAGCGGGACGAGTTGGCCACGATGATCCAGGCGCAGGCCGCCACGCTGGACCTCGCACCGGTGGCGCCGGCCTGGGCGGATGGCGCGGAGGCGGCCATTGCACGCTTGGGCGAAGCGGTGCTGGAGCTGGAATACACACTCATCCCCCACGGGCTGCATGTGGTGGGGCAGGCCCCTAGCGCGGCGGAGCGGGTGGATCTGCTGATGTCCTTTGCTGACGCGTCTGAAGGCATCAAGCCCGACCGGGCCGTGATCGAAGCGCTGGTGTTGCACGGCATGCCCGCCCACAGCGACGCCCTGGAACATCGCGAGCTGCTGCAAGGTCTCGCCGACATGGACCGTCTGATGGCGGACGACCGCGAGATCGACGGCATCCTGCGGGCCCTGGACGGCCGCTTCCTGCGGCCCGCGCCCGGCGGGGACCTGCTGCGCACCCCCGCCATCCTGCCCACCGGCCGCAATCTGCATGGCTTCGACCCCTTCCGCTTGCCCAGCGCCTATGCGGTGAAGGACGGTGCCCGCCAGGCCCAGCGCCTGCTGGACCGCCATCAGGAAGGCGGCCATGCACTGCCCGAATCGATTGCGATGGTGCTGTGGGGTACCGACAACCTCAAGAGCGAGGGCGGCCCGATTGCACAGGCCCTGGCGCTGATGGGGGCACGGCCGCGCCAGGACAGCTATGGCCGACTCGCCGGTGCCGAGCTGGTTCCGCTGGCTGAGCTGGGCCGCCCCCGCATCGATGTGGTGATCACCCTCTCCGGCATCTTCCGCGACCTGTTGCCGCTGCAGATCAAGCTGCTGGCCGAAGCCGCCTTCCTGGCGGCCAGCGCCGACGAGCCCGACCATCTCAACTTCATCCGCAAGCATGCGCTGGCCTTCCAGGCCGCCCACGGGGGCGACCTGGAAACCGCCTCGCTGCGGGTGTTTGGCAATGCGGAAGGTGCCTACGGAGCCAACATCAACAGCCTGATCGACAACAGCCGCTGGCAGGACGGGGATGAACTCGCCGACACCTACAGCCGCCGCAAGGGATTTGCCTACGGTCGAGCCGGGCGCCCGGTGCAGCAGGCTGCCCTGCTGCAAAGCGTGCTGGCCGATGTGCAATTGGCCTATCAGAACCTGGATTCGGTCGAGCTGGGCATCACCACGGTGGACACGTATTTCGACACGCTGGGCGGGGTGAGCCGTGCCATCCGCCGCGCCAAAGTGGCGCGGGAAGGCGCCGAAGCGCAGATGGCGCCGGTCTACATCGGCGACCAGACCCGCGACGGCCTGGGCGGTGGCACCGTGCGTACCCTCAGTGAGCAGGTGGCGCTAGAGACCCGCACCCGCATGCTCAATCCGAAGTGGTTCGAGGCCATGCTCAAGCATGGCTACGAAGGCGTACGCCAGATCGAGGTGCATGTCACCAACACACTGGGCTGGTCGGCCACCACCGGGCAGGTGGCGCCCTGGGTGTATGAGCAGCTCAGCGCCACTTTCATCCTGGACCCGGCCATGCGCGAGCGCCTGGCCCAGTTGAACCCGACGGCCTCCACGCGCGTCGCCCATCGCCTGCTGGAAGCCGTGGATCGCGACTACTGGCAACCCGACGCCGCCACCCTGCAGGCCTTGCGCCAGGCGGGTGACGAGCTGGAAGACCGCCTCGAAGGCGTCATTGAAAAGGCCGCTGCATGA
- the bchL gene encoding ferredoxin:protochlorophyllide reductase (ATP-dependent) iron-sulfur ATP-binding protein: protein MSTITAVPLNEIGNRRPDGAGSVQVQMDPTLQIGTAKCFAIYGKGGIGKSTTSSNLSAAFSKLGKRVLQIGCDPKHDSTFTLTKRMLPTVIDVLETVNFHAEELRVEDFVYEGYNGVMCVEAGGPPAGTGCGGYVVGQTVKLLKEHHLLEDTDVVIFDVLGDVVCGGFAAPLQHADRAMIVTANDFDSIFAMNRIVQAIGAKAKNYKVRLGGVIANRSAATDQIDRYNERIGLKLAAHFPDLDVIRRSRLKKSTLFEMEASPELERVQQEYLRLAASMWTGGAPYEAVPMKDRDLFDLLGFD, encoded by the coding sequence ATGAGCACCATCACCGCCGTCCCCCTGAATGAGATCGGCAACCGGCGACCGGACGGCGCCGGCAGCGTGCAGGTCCAGATGGACCCGACCTTGCAGATCGGCACCGCCAAATGCTTTGCCATCTACGGCAAGGGCGGCATTGGCAAGAGCACCACCTCCAGCAACCTCTCGGCCGCGTTCTCCAAGCTGGGCAAGCGGGTGCTGCAGATCGGCTGCGACCCCAAACATGACTCCACCTTCACGCTCACCAAACGCATGTTGCCCACCGTCATCGACGTGCTGGAGACGGTGAACTTCCACGCCGAGGAACTGCGGGTGGAGGACTTTGTCTACGAAGGCTACAACGGCGTGATGTGTGTGGAAGCGGGCGGGCCGCCGGCCGGCACCGGCTGCGGCGGCTATGTGGTGGGCCAGACGGTCAAGCTGCTGAAGGAGCATCACCTGCTGGAGGACACCGACGTGGTGATCTTCGATGTGCTGGGCGATGTGGTGTGTGGGGGCTTTGCCGCGCCGCTGCAGCATGCCGACCGCGCCATGATCGTCACGGCCAACGACTTCGATTCCATCTTCGCGATGAATCGCATCGTACAGGCCATCGGCGCGAAGGCCAAGAACTACAAGGTCCGGCTGGGCGGCGTGATTGCCAACCGCAGCGCGGCCACCGACCAGATCGACCGCTACAACGAGCGCATCGGCCTGAAGCTCGCGGCGCATTTCCCCGACCTGGACGTCATCCGCCGCAGCCGGCTGAAGAAGTCCACGCTCTTCGAGATGGAAGCGTCACCGGAGCTGGAGAGGGTGCAGCAGGAATACCTGCGCCTGGCCGCTTCGATGTGGACCGGCGGCGCGCCGTATGAAGCCGTGCCGATGAAGGACCGGGATCTCTTCGACCTGCTGGGATTCGACTGA
- the bchM gene encoding magnesium protoporphyrin IX methyltransferase: MRHSDYLQRRGQIEAYFDRTAVDAWARLTSDAPVGRVRASVRAGRDRMRSTLLSWLPADLRGRRVLDAGCGTGALAVEAARRGAEVVAIDLSPTLVDLARQRQPSFDSGGRIDFRAGDMLDPALGQFDHVVGMDSLIHYEPGDAVAVLAGLAERTRHSVLFTFAPSNPALQVMKAVGKLFPRGNRSPSIVPVAEQRLQQLIGAHPRLLAWDLQRSERVYSGFYTSQALELVRP; encoded by the coding sequence ATGCGCCACTCCGACTACCTCCAACGCCGCGGCCAGATCGAGGCCTATTTCGACCGCACGGCCGTGGACGCCTGGGCGCGGTTGACCTCGGACGCGCCGGTGGGCCGCGTGCGGGCCAGCGTGCGGGCCGGGCGTGACCGCATGCGCAGCACCCTGCTCTCCTGGCTGCCGGCGGACCTGCGCGGGCGGCGGGTGCTGGATGCCGGTTGCGGCACCGGCGCACTGGCCGTGGAAGCCGCCCGACGCGGCGCCGAGGTGGTGGCCATTGACCTGTCCCCGACGCTGGTGGATCTGGCACGTCAGCGGCAACCCAGTTTTGACAGCGGCGGCCGCATCGACTTCCGGGCCGGCGACATGCTGGACCCCGCCCTCGGCCAGTTCGACCATGTGGTGGGCATGGACTCATTGATCCACTACGAACCGGGTGATGCGGTGGCCGTGCTGGCCGGCCTGGCCGAGCGGACACGCCATTCGGTGCTGTTCACCTTTGCCCCCAGCAATCCGGCCCTGCAGGTGATGAAGGCGGTGGGCAAACTCTTCCCGCGGGGCAATCGGTCCCCGTCGATCGTGCCGGTGGCGGAGCAGCGGCTGCAGCAGCTCATCGGCGCGCATCCCCGCCTGCTGGCCTGGGACCTGCAACGCAGCGAGCGGGTCTACAGCGGCTTCTACACCTCGCAGGCGCTGGAGCTGGTGCGGCCATGA
- a CDS encoding BCD family MFS transporter — translation MKATVPRPFNQRLALKWSRLSLKFLPFADVATTELPLSRLMRLALFQVSVGMAYALLVGTLNRVMIVELGVAAWAVSVMVALPLLAAPFRALVGHRSDTHLSALGWRRVPYLWFGSLLQFGGLSIMPFALVLLQPGAEASAQPGGVMVGRLAAALAFILVGAGMQTTQTAGLALATDQARPDTRPRVVALMYVMLLLGMVLASTCFSLLLQSFSPTRLVAVVQGAALATMVLNTVALWKQEARGTVKRLPPGERVPPFREVWRHFAAQPQTRRFLVAVALGTAAFNMQDIVLEPYGGAILKLPVAATSLLTAGMALGSVMAFALAARLLGRGFDAHRLAALGLLVGIVAFSAVIFAAPLDSGWLFRIGNVLIGLGGGLFAVSTLVVAMGLESTSGAGLALGAWGAMQATAGGLAVALGGTLRDGFEALAAHGWLGTAMSEPQVAYSVVYHLEIALLFGTLIAIGPLVRRRGASPPSRQRIGLAEFPG, via the coding sequence ATGAAAGCCACCGTGCCCCGCCCGTTCAATCAGCGCCTGGCGCTGAAGTGGTCCCGGCTGAGTCTGAAGTTTCTGCCCTTCGCCGATGTGGCCACCACCGAGCTGCCGCTGAGCCGGCTGATGCGGCTGGCCCTGTTCCAGGTGTCGGTGGGCATGGCCTATGCGCTGCTGGTGGGCACCTTGAACCGGGTGATGATCGTGGAGCTGGGCGTGGCGGCCTGGGCGGTGTCGGTGATGGTGGCGCTGCCGCTGCTGGCGGCCCCGTTCCGTGCGCTGGTGGGCCACCGCTCCGATACGCATTTGTCCGCTCTGGGCTGGCGGCGCGTGCCCTACCTGTGGTTTGGCTCCCTGCTTCAATTCGGTGGCCTGTCCATCATGCCGTTTGCGCTGGTGCTGCTGCAGCCTGGCGCCGAGGCCAGTGCGCAGCCGGGTGGCGTGATGGTCGGCCGGCTGGCGGCGGCACTGGCATTCATCCTGGTGGGCGCCGGCATGCAGACCACGCAGACCGCCGGCCTTGCCCTGGCCACCGATCAAGCCCGGCCGGACACCCGCCCGCGTGTGGTCGCGCTGATGTATGTGATGCTGCTGCTGGGCATGGTGCTGGCCAGCACCTGCTTCAGCCTGCTGCTGCAGAGCTTTTCACCCACCCGGCTGGTCGCCGTGGTGCAAGGCGCCGCACTCGCCACGATGGTGCTCAATACCGTGGCGCTGTGGAAGCAGGAAGCGCGCGGCACGGTGAAGCGGCTGCCGCCCGGCGAGCGGGTGCCGCCTTTCCGCGAAGTCTGGCGGCACTTCGCTGCCCAGCCGCAGACGCGTCGCTTCCTCGTGGCGGTGGCGCTGGGCACGGCGGCATTCAACATGCAGGACATCGTGCTGGAGCCCTATGGCGGCGCCATCCTGAAGCTGCCGGTGGCTGCGACCAGCCTGCTCACCGCTGGCATGGCGCTGGGGTCGGTCATGGCATTTGCCCTGGCCGCCCGGCTGCTGGGGCGTGGCTTCGACGCCCATCGCCTGGCCGCACTGGGGTTGCTGGTCGGCATCGTGGCCTTCTCGGCCGTCATCTTTGCTGCGCCGCTGGATTCGGGCTGGCTGTTCCGCATCGGCAATGTGCTGATCGGCCTGGGCGGCGGGCTGTTTGCCGTCAGCACGCTGGTGGTGGCCATGGGGCTGGAAAGCACCAGTGGTGCGGGCCTGGCCCTGGGCGCCTGGGGCGCCATGCAGGCCACGGCCGGCGGGCTGGCCGTGGCGCTGGGGGGCACCTTGCGAGACGGTTTTGAAGCCCTGGCGGCACATGGCTGGCTGGGCACGGCCATGTCCGAACCGCAGGTGGCCTACAGCGTTGTTTATCACCTGGAGATCGCCCTGCTGTTCGGCACGCTGATCGCCATTGGTCCCCTGGTGCGCCGCCGTGGCGCATCCCCACCATCCCGCCAGCGCATTGGGCTGGCCGAGTTTCCAGGCTAG
- the puhA gene encoding photosynthetic reaction center subunit H, whose product MQTGAITGYIDVAQLVLYAFWIFFAGLIYYLHRENKREGYPLESDRSHAIRVEGWPAVPAPKTYQLAHGGTVQAPNARRDSQPPVHEGAYRGSPFQPDGDPLLAGVGPGSWANRADVPDMTYEGLPRIVPLRTAAGFGVAPQDVDPRGLPVVGDDGVEGARVVDLWVDRSEMLFRYLELEVAGGRHVLLPMNFARVLQHRIVVKSILGHQFAQVPGTRQAEQVTLLEEEKIMAYYGAGTLYATPQRQEPLL is encoded by the coding sequence ATGCAAACCGGTGCCATCACGGGCTACATCGACGTGGCCCAACTCGTGCTCTACGCGTTCTGGATCTTCTTCGCGGGCCTCATCTACTACCTGCATCGCGAGAACAAGCGCGAGGGCTATCCGCTGGAGTCCGACCGCTCACACGCCATCCGGGTGGAGGGCTGGCCGGCGGTCCCCGCACCGAAGACCTACCAACTGGCCCATGGCGGCACGGTGCAGGCCCCCAATGCCCGTCGCGACTCGCAACCGCCGGTGCATGAGGGCGCCTATCGCGGCTCGCCCTTCCAGCCGGACGGTGACCCGCTGCTCGCGGGCGTGGGGCCCGGCAGTTGGGCGAATCGCGCCGATGTGCCGGACATGACCTATGAAGGCCTGCCGCGCATCGTTCCCCTGCGCACCGCTGCCGGTTTTGGCGTGGCCCCGCAGGATGTGGACCCGCGTGGCCTGCCGGTGGTGGGTGATGACGGCGTGGAAGGCGCACGGGTCGTGGACCTGTGGGTGGACCGCTCGGAGATGTTGTTCCGCTATCTGGAGCTGGAAGTGGCCGGCGGCCGCCATGTGTTGCTGCCGATGAACTTTGCGCGGGTGCTGCAGCATCGCATCGTGGTGAAGTCCATCCTCGGCCATCAATTCGCCCAGGTGCCGGGCACGCGGCAAGCCGAACAGGTGACGCTGCTGGAGGAGGAAAAGATCATGGCCTATTACGGCGCCGGCACCCTCTACGCCACGCCCCAACGCCAGGAGCCGCTGCTGTGA